ATAAAGTCGTCGGCTGGCGCAAACGCCTCTACACTCTGCTGGCGCTCGGCTGGCGAGGGACCGAGCGGCAGTGGCACCGACTGGAGAAAGCCATCACCGTCATGGCGATCATCATCATTCCCGTCGCCGTCTCCGTCCATACGGTCGTCTCGTTCGTCTTCGCCATGACCATTCAGCCGATGTGGCATAGCACGATCTTCGGCCCACTTTTTGTCGTCGGCGCGATTTTTTCGGGAATCGCGGCGTTGATCGTCGCCATGGTCATCCTGCGCAAGGTTCTCCACCTCGAACCCTATTTGCAGCCGCGTCATTTCAGTAATCTCGGCCTGCTGCTTCTGACCATGAGTTTGCTCTGGTTCTATTTCACGTTCGCCGAGTACTTGACCGTCTGGTACGGCAACATCAGCGAAGAGATGGAGAACTTTTGGTTCAAACTTCGCGGTCCGTTTGCTCCCTGGTTCTGGGCAATGGTGGTCACCAATTTTGTCATTCCCGTTCCCCTGCTGGCTTTCCGGAAAACGCGCACGATCACCGGATGCTTTATTGCCTCCGTATCGGTGCTTGTCGGAATGTGGCTGGAGCGGTTCGTCATCGTCGTGGGCTCGCTGTCGCGCCCCCGGATGGAGTTCGCCTGGGGCGATTACGCTCCAACGTGGGTGGAAATCTCGCTCTTCATCAGCAGCATCGCGTATTTCGCCTTGCTCTACGTCATCTTCACCAAGCTCTTTCCCATCGTCTCGATCTGGGAGTTCAAGGAAGGTCAACGCCTGGTTGAGCATCGCGTCATTCGACGCGTTCCCGCTGTGGCCGAAGCGGATTGAGCTGTAGGCCCGGGACCTTTGCCAGTCGAAACTGTTATATGCTCATGGAAATTGCCGATGTCACCCCCTGCATCGTTGCCGGTGCGAGGGGAGACAGGAGCCATCGTCAGGAAGCAAAGGACAAGGTCAACGCGGTAAACGAGAAATCCCTCCCCGAGCAGAGTGAGGACCTGCCGGGGGAAAAGATAATCGG
This portion of the Blastocatellia bacterium genome encodes:
- the nrfD gene encoding NrfD/PsrC family molybdoenzyme membrane anchor subunit, encoding MNHRLSDAEINRDLLRPLVETGRGFYLTATLLAGLVLYGAAVWGYQLYTGLGVAGINRPVQWGFYITNFVFYIGISHAGTLISAILRLCNAGWRHPVTRCAEAITVFALMVGAMHPLIDLGRAWKFYWVAPYPNERGLWPNFRSPLLWDFMAITTYLTGSLLYLYIPMIPDLAVVRDKVVGWRKRLYTLLALGWRGTERQWHRLEKAITVMAIIIIPVAVSVHTVVSFVFAMTIQPMWHSTIFGPLFVVGAIFSGIAALIVAMVILRKVLHLEPYLQPRHFSNLGLLLLTMSLLWFYFTFAEYLTVWYGNISEEMENFWFKLRGPFAPWFWAMVVTNFVIPVPLLAFRKTRTITGCFIASVSVLVGMWLERFVIVVGSLSRPRMEFAWGDYAPTWVEISLFISSIAYFALLYVIFTKLFPIVSIWEFKEGQRLVEHRVIRRVPAVAEAD